The following are from one region of the Salvia hispanica cultivar TCC Black 2014 chromosome 1, UniMelb_Shisp_WGS_1.0, whole genome shotgun sequence genome:
- the LOC125220447 gene encoding putative disease resistance protein RGA3 — translation MGKTTLTRKVFNHESLKARFGSLIWVHVSQNFDPISLFKKILSALVSDIGDGGENRELMLKKLQESLKGKTYLLVLDDIWNDDVSKWEDFINSILGVTSTNGNGIIITTRSEKVASIVNPFHIHHLNGLSDEDCWSIIKVKTFDENGEVPSRFEMIGRKIAKRCQGMPLAANVVGGVLRGKPEEEWSFIKENWFSDAKGGENISKILKLSYDHLSSPSLKKCFTFCSIFPKGREIVKGELIELWMAEEFLQPSRRDYMEFVGNMFFNVLLQNSLLQVAYRDIYGNVSVCVMHDLVHDLASSVLSNNTDGSTQVRYMFLKEESIPIPKEVAKHLRTLFLDGGIPCTIFRNFKCLHNLTLSGDYKELPDSIKELVHLRNLNIYGTEIVNLPKWIGKLHHLQTLRACQELKNLPSTLKYMFNLRHLHIYSYTKLPAEIGRLTSLQTLPHFIVGKEKGYQIEEVGSLKNLKGTLVIRNLEMVRDKEEALKANMFQKPNLFDLVFQWDKGREDETNDESVLEGLQPHANLKKLEIVGFKGK, via the coding sequence ATGGGGAAGACTACATTGACTAGGAAAGTCTTTAATCACGAAAGCTTAAAGGCTCGATTCGGATCACTTATTTGGGTTCATGtttcccaaaattttgatCCAATCagtctttttaaaaaaattctttcaGCATTGGTTTCAGATATTGGTGATGGAGGTGAGAACAGAGAACTTATGTTGAAAAAGCTTCAAGAATCTCTCAAGGGTAAAACCTatcttcttgttcttgatgATATATGGAATGATGATGTTTCGAAATGGGAAGACTTTATAAACTCCATATTGGGAGTTACTTCTACTAATGGAAATGGCATTATCATCACCACCAGGAGTGAAAAAGTTGCTTCTATTGTTAACCCATTTCATATTCATCATTTGAATGGCTTATCAGATGAAGATTGTTGGTCTATAATCAAAGTCAAaacttttgatgaaaatggTGAAGTTCCATCACGATTCGAGATGATTGGAAGAAAGATTGCTAAAAGATGTCAGGGTATGCCCTTAGCTGCCAATGTAGTCGGGGGAGTGCTTCGCGGTAAGCCTGAAGAAGAGTGGAGcttcatcaaagaaaattGGTTTTCAGATGCTAAAGGAGGtgaaaatatctcaaaaataCTGAAATTGAGCTATGATCACCTCTCTTCACCATCGCTCAAGAAGTGCTTCACGTTTTGTTCGATTTTCCCCAAAGGTCGGGAAATCGTGAAGGGGGAGTTGATTGAACTATGGATGGCAGAAGAGTTTCTTCAACCAAGCCGAAGAGATTATATGGAGTTCGTGGGTAACATGTTTTTTAATGTGCTTCTACAAAACTCTTTGTTGCAAGTTGCATATAGagatatatatggaaatgttTCAGTTTGTGTGATGCATGATCTTGTGCATGATCTAGCATCTTCTGTTCTATCTAATAATACAGATGGCAGTACCCAAGTTCGATACATGTTTCTCAAAGAAGAATCCATTCCTATTCCAAAAGAAGTGGCCAAGCATTTGCGTACATTATTCTTGGATGGTGGAATTCCTTGTACTATATTCCGAAACTTTAAATGTCTGCATAATCTAACTCTTTCGGGTGATTACAAAGAGTTGCCCGATTCAATTAAAGAGTTGGTACATTTGAGAAATCTGAATATTTATGGTACAGAAATTGTAAACTTGCCGAAGTGGATTGGTAAACTCCATCACTTGCAAACACTAAGAGCATGCCAGGAGTTAAAGAATCTTCCAAGTACGTTGAAGTATATGTTTAACTTAAGGCATCTTCATATCTATTCTTATACAAAGTTGCCGGCGGAGATTGGGAGATTAACTAGTCTCCAAACACTACCTCACTTCATAGTAGGCAAAGAGAAGGGCTACCAAATTGAAGAGGTTGGAAGTTTGAAGAATCTCAAAGGAACACTAGTGATTCGTAATCTAGAGATGGTGCGTGATAAGGAAGAGGCTCTGAAAGCAAATATGTTTCAGAAGCCAAACTTATTTGATTTGGTGTTTCAATGGGATAAAGGTAGAGAAGATGAAACAAATGATGAGAGTGTACTGGAAGGCCTCCAACCTCATGCTAATCTAAAGAAGTTGGAGATTGTCGGAttcaaaggaaaatga